ACCCTGCCTGCCGGTCAGGATCAACATTTCTTATATTCCTGTAACAAAACTGGGCTAAAATTAGTTCATGTTACCTGATATCCGCGTGCGTCAACGGGATTATCTGCTTGAGATCTCCCGTTCGCTGACTGAAGAGCTGGACCTGGACAAACTTTTAGGCCAGATCCTGAAATATGCGATTGAAATGATGGCTGGCCATGCCGGTTTTATTGCGTTAACCAATGCCAAAGGCCTCTGGTCATTGGCCGTCTCCAATGGGCTGCCTGAACCGATCCAGCATTTCCTCAATCGCTGGCTGAACAAGATCCCGCCGATGAAGGATTCGGACGAGGTCCTGATCCCGGAGATCAATAACCTGCTCCAGCAGATCAGCATGGGGAATCACACGGCTGTTGGCCTGCCTCTAATTGCCAATAAGGAAGTCATCGGACTGATCTACATCTTCCGGAACTATCGGGGGATGTTCTCAACCAATGACCGCTCCCTGCTTTCCAGCTTCGCCAACCAGGCCGCCATCGCCGTCAGGAATGCGCGACTCTATTCTGAGGTCAGCCGTGAAAAGCAACGCACAGATACCATGCTGGATTCCGCCGCTGACGGCATCCTGATCCTAAACCCTAACCATTCCATCGAGCGATCAAATGCCGCTTTTGCCCGAATGTACGGACTATCTCAAGCGCAGCTTCAGGAAAAGGACCATGGCGAAATCATCCAATGGAAACAGCCCCCTCATGGGATCACCCTGGACAAGGCGGAAGCCGGCGGCTGGCCGCTTTCACCCCAGGCCCATCTTTACGTTGAAGGCGATATCGTTCGTCCCAATGGATTGCAACCCCTGCCGGTCGGGATCACCTATGCCCCCCTGCTCTCAATGGACGGCACCCTGATCAATATCATCGTCACCGTGCGTGATATCACACGCTTCCGCCAGGCGGATGAACTCAAAAGTGAGTTCATATCCATCGTCAGCCATGAACTAAAGACCCCTGTGGCCCTGATCAAAGGTTATGTCAGCACCTTACGCCGCAAAGACGTAGAGTGGGATAGCAAGATCATGGATGACAGCCTTGAGGTGATCGAAGAAGAAGCGGACCGCCTGACCGGCCTGATCGAGAACCTGCTGGAAGCCTCCCGCTTGCAAGCAGGCGGAATGCAGCTGCAGAAAACTGATCTCTCGTTCTACACGATGGCTATCCGGCTGGCCACCCGGTTCCAGACCCAAACGGATAAACATCAGATCATCGTTGATATTCCTGAAAGCTTCCCGGTAGTGATGGTTGATGAGGTACGGATCGAACAAGTCCTCACGAACCTGCTGTCCAATGCGATTAAATACTCCCCCAATGGCGAGATCCATATAAGCGGCCAAAACCATCCCGATCAGGTGATCATCTGCGTCTCGGATGAAGGCCCCGGCATCAACCCCGGTGACCTGCCCTATATCTTCGACCGTTTCTATCGTGCCCCCGACACCAGCCGCAAGACCAAAGGCGCGGGTCTGGGGCTCTACCTGGCCCGGGCGATTATTGAAGCGCACGGCGGCCGCATGTGGGCAGACCCCAAAGCCACAGCCGGCGCACGGATCTGTTTCTCCCTGCCGAAAGATTAGAATTTCTTTCCCTCTCCCCCATTTTATCAGTAAGTAATTAACACGCCCCGGCTGTGGACTGTAGGGTATCTATGAGTATTTTTTCCACCAAAGAAAAATCCATCTGTTCCGGTTTGCGATAACGAATGCAGCCCTTCCCCAAAGAGAGATGACTCAGCTCATCCCGATATTGATCCAGTATTTCATTTTTTAAGATGTAAATTGAGATATAGTTCTTTTGGCTGGCAAAGGCCACTTCAATCTCACCGCCGGGTTTTCGATAGCATGGCATTCCGTAATCCATAGAGGGCTGATAACCATGTAGAACCTGTCTGCATAGCTGATCCAACTGGGCCAAAACTTCCCGTCGGTCAGATGGGATATCCTGCAAATAGGCTTCAATTGTCTTGGCTTGGCTGTTCATCCTGCCTCCTCTACCGATGTTGGTCAATCAAGATCGGGTTGCCATCAGGGTCAAGCAACATGATATTCGCCGGGCCTGTTGACTCCGGTTCGACCTCTGTTGCCAAATTCAGTCCAGCGTCTTTAAGCTCCACTTGCAAGTCACGAATATCGGTGAATGTATCAAGGTCTTTTGCCTGATAATCCCATCCAGGGTTGAAAGTCAGGATATTCTTATCAAACATGCCCTCAAACAAACCAATCGTACACTCCCTATTCCGCAAGATCAGCCATTTTTGATCCGGGTCACCGCCAACCACATCAAACCCAAGCTTCTGGTAGAAATTTCGGGATTTTTCAATATCTTGAACAGCTAAACTAACCGAGAAAACACCTAGCTCCATAATGCCATCCTTTCGCCTTACTAACCCTTAGAAAGGCAGCCCCTTTTCGCCAAAAATGCCTTTCAAAATAGCAATCTCCCCGCAGTGCAGGAGGGTATGGGCAATCATCAAAACCCAAACATCCGCCTTGGGGTCCTGGTCAGTGAACATCCGAACGGTCTCATCCAGTGAATGCTCATCAATCTCTTCAAGCGTCTCCTGCGTAAATTGTTGAACCGCCTCACCATAGGCGGTCAATAAATCAACCGTGAGGGAGGTTTCATAATATGGCGTCCAATCGTCACCAATATCGGGTGCCTGCGCAAGGTCAAATTTCTCAGCCCAGCCTCGTTGCCAAAGTGACGTTTTTGGGGAGAGCATCCCGGTGAAATTATCCTGGGAATTGATCATGTGCAGCCAGATCACGCCAATTGGCGAAGCGGTCCCAGTTGGCAGCCGCATCAGAATCTCATCTGTCACGCTGCCTACGGCAGATTTTTGGAGACTCCACATACTTTCCAACTGCTTCTTCAAATAGCTAATCGAGTCCATATCATCGTTCTCCTTGGATAAGGATTAGGCCATCCTATCTCTGAGTATAATAGACAACAGATCACCAAAACAACACCCAAAGAGAGCGCTACATGATGATGCGACGAAAAAACTGGCGAAGCTATATTAACGCCTCTGAAGAAAAACCCCAGCTTTCCTGGGCGTTAGTCAAACGAGTGCTAACCTACGCGAAGCCATACCGCTGGTTACTCATCGGCAGCCTGGCAACCATTCTGATCTATACCGGGGTTGCGCTGCTTTCCCCCCTTATCCTGCGCTATATCATCGACCATGCCATCCCTGAAAAAAATATTCATAACCTGATCCTGGCGGCGTTGGGGCTGTTGATCCTGCCGATTGTGAGCGGCCTTTTTCAAATCATCACCCGCCGCCTGCTTTCACAAGTCGGCGAAGGCGTGATCTTTGACCTGCGGGTGGGCCTCTATGAACACCTGCAGCGGATGTCCCTGCGGTTTTATACCCACACCCACCTCGGTGAACTGATCAGCCGGATGAATAATGATGTGGTCGGCGCACAGGTCGCCCTCAGCCGCACCCTGGTCACCATGGTGACCAACCTGATTTCTGTTATTGCGACCCTCGTTATGATGTTGACCCTGGAGTGGCACTTAACCCTCCTTGGGATCCTCATTCTGCCAATTTTCATCTTCACTGCCCGCAAGATAGGCAAGCTCTTACGGGATATCGCCCGAAAACAGCTTGAAACAATCGCCAGGATGAACGCCACACTCAATGAAACGCTGAATATCGGCGGCGCTTTACTGGTAAAGCTGTTTGGC
This Chloroflexota bacterium DNA region includes the following protein-coding sequences:
- a CDS encoding VOC family protein, whose translation is MELGVFSVSLAVQDIEKSRNFYQKLGFDVVGGDPDQKWLILRNRECTIGLFEGMFDKNILTFNPGWDYQAKDLDTFTDIRDLQVELKDAGLNLATEVEPESTGPANIMLLDPDGNPILIDQHR
- a CDS encoding DUF1801 domain-containing protein, encoding MNSQAKTIEAYLQDIPSDRREVLAQLDQLCRQVLHGYQPSMDYGMPCYRKPGGEIEVAFASQKNYISIYILKNEILDQYRDELSHLSLGKGCIRYRKPEQMDFSLVEKILIDTLQSTAGAC
- a CDS encoding DinB family protein, giving the protein MDSISYLKKQLESMWSLQKSAVGSVTDEILMRLPTGTASPIGVIWLHMINSQDNFTGMLSPKTSLWQRGWAEKFDLAQAPDIGDDWTPYYETSLTVDLLTAYGEAVQQFTQETLEEIDEHSLDETVRMFTDQDPKADVWVLMIAHTLLHCGEIAILKGIFGEKGLPF
- a CDS encoding PAS domain-containing protein codes for the protein MLPDIRVRQRDYLLEISRSLTEELDLDKLLGQILKYAIEMMAGHAGFIALTNAKGLWSLAVSNGLPEPIQHFLNRWLNKIPPMKDSDEVLIPEINNLLQQISMGNHTAVGLPLIANKEVIGLIYIFRNYRGMFSTNDRSLLSSFANQAAIAVRNARLYSEVSREKQRTDTMLDSAADGILILNPNHSIERSNAAFARMYGLSQAQLQEKDHGEIIQWKQPPHGITLDKAEAGGWPLSPQAHLYVEGDIVRPNGLQPLPVGITYAPLLSMDGTLINIIVTVRDITRFRQADELKSEFISIVSHELKTPVALIKGYVSTLRRKDVEWDSKIMDDSLEVIEEEADRLTGLIENLLEASRLQAGGMQLQKTDLSFYTMAIRLATRFQTQTDKHQIIVDIPESFPVVMVDEVRIEQVLTNLLSNAIKYSPNGEIHISGQNHPDQVIICVSDEGPGINPGDLPYIFDRFYRAPDTSRKTKGAGLGLYLARAIIEAHGGRMWADPKATAGARICFSLPKD